In a genomic window of Nostoc sp. UHCC 0870:
- a CDS encoding LabA-like NYN domain-containing protein, whose product MGSPMNRLSIFVDGNNMFYAQQKNGWFFDPRRVLEYFKHEQSETTLINAFWYTGLKDPQDQRGFRDALISLGYTVRTKILKEYYDDSSGRYSQKANLDIEIVVDMFNTVDQYDRVVLFSGDGDFERAIELLRSKNTHITVVSTEGMIARELRNATDRYIDLNDIRDKIEKAEG is encoded by the coding sequence ATGGGTTCTCCAATGAATCGTCTGTCTATTTTTGTAGACGGAAATAATATGTTCTATGCTCAACAAAAAAATGGTTGGTTTTTTGATCCCAGACGAGTATTAGAATACTTTAAACACGAGCAATCAGAAACAACATTAATCAATGCTTTTTGGTATACGGGCTTAAAAGATCCGCAAGATCAACGAGGTTTTAGGGATGCTCTCATTAGTTTAGGTTATACAGTCAGAACGAAAATCCTCAAAGAATATTATGATGATTCCTCCGGTCGCTACTCCCAAAAAGCTAATTTAGATATTGAAATTGTTGTAGATATGTTTAATACAGTAGATCAGTATGATCGAGTAGTTTTATTCAGTGGTGATGGCGACTTTGAAAGGGCAATTGAACTGTTACGTTCAAAAAATACTCACATTACGGTAGTTTCAACAGAAGGGATGATTGCTAGAGAGTTACGCAACGCTACGGATAGATATATAGACTTAAATGATATTAGAGACAAAATAGAAAAAGCAGAAGGTTAA
- a CDS encoding 2-isopropylmalate synthase: MTDQAERIIIFDTTLRDGEQCPGATLNIDEKLAIAKQLARLGVDIIEAGFAFASPGDFEAVSKIAQTVGTENGPVICSLARARHDDIKAAAEAIKPAAKGRIHTFIATSDIHLEYKLKKTRPEVIAIAEEMVAYAKSFTDDVEFSPEDAGRSDPEFLYQVLERAIAAGATTVNIPDTVGYTTPSEFGAIIKGIKENVPNIDQAIISVHGHNDLGLAVANFLEAVKNGARQLECTINGIGERAGNAALEELVMAMHVRRQYFNPFLGRPADSEEPLTNIDSRQIYKTSRLVSNLTGMLVQPNKAIVGANAFAHESGIHQDGVLKNKLTYEIMDAKLIGLTDNQIVLGKHSGRNAFRTRLKELGFELSETELNKAFVRFKEVADKKKEISDWDLEAIVNDEIQQAPDLFRVELVQVSCGSNAQPTATVTLRTPTGEELTDAAIGTGPVDAVYKAINRVVNVPNQLIEFSVQSVTGGIDAIGEVTIRLRYESRVFAGHAANTDIIVASAQAYVNALNRLYASLQTQEKQEEVTA, encoded by the coding sequence ATGACAGATCAAGCAGAAAGAATCATCATTTTTGATACGACACTCCGAGATGGTGAACAGTGTCCAGGGGCGACATTAAACATAGATGAAAAGCTGGCAATTGCTAAACAGTTAGCCCGTCTGGGTGTAGATATCATCGAAGCTGGGTTTGCCTTTGCTAGTCCCGGAGACTTTGAAGCAGTGAGTAAAATTGCTCAAACTGTCGGGACAGAAAATGGCCCAGTTATTTGTAGTTTGGCGAGGGCTAGACATGATGATATTAAAGCCGCAGCCGAGGCGATTAAACCCGCCGCCAAAGGCAGAATACACACCTTTATTGCTACTTCTGATATTCACCTGGAATATAAGCTCAAAAAAACCAGACCGGAAGTAATTGCGATCGCCGAAGAAATGGTAGCCTATGCCAAGAGTTTCACCGATGATGTAGAATTTTCCCCAGAAGATGCCGGGCGTTCTGATCCTGAATTTTTGTATCAAGTTTTAGAGCGAGCGATCGCCGCCGGCGCAACAACAGTTAACATTCCCGATACTGTTGGTTACACCACACCCAGCGAATTTGGGGCAATAATTAAGGGGATTAAAGAAAATGTCCCCAACATCGACCAAGCGATTATTTCTGTTCACGGACACAATGATTTAGGCTTGGCAGTTGCTAACTTCTTAGAAGCCGTCAAAAATGGTGCAAGACAATTAGAATGTACCATCAATGGCATAGGTGAACGAGCAGGAAACGCCGCCTTAGAAGAATTAGTTATGGCCATGCACGTCCGTAGGCAATATTTTAATCCTTTCTTAGGTAGACCAGCAGATTCGGAAGAACCCCTGACAAATATTGACAGCCGTCAAATTTACAAAACATCCCGCCTAGTTTCCAATTTGACGGGAATGTTAGTGCAACCAAATAAAGCAATTGTCGGCGCAAATGCCTTTGCTCACGAGTCAGGAATTCACCAAGATGGAGTTTTAAAAAATAAACTCACCTACGAAATTATGGATGCCAAATTGATTGGCTTAACAGACAATCAAATAGTTTTGGGCAAACATTCTGGGCGTAATGCCTTCCGCACACGGTTAAAAGAATTGGGTTTTGAGCTATCAGAAACCGAACTCAATAAAGCTTTCGTCAGATTCAAAGAAGTAGCCGACAAAAAGAAAGAAATTTCTGATTGGGACTTGGAAGCCATTGTTAACGACGAAATCCAACAAGCCCCCGATTTATTCCGGGTAGAATTGGTACAGGTTTCCTGCGGTAGTAATGCTCAACCCACAGCTACAGTTACCCTCCGCACCCCCACAGGCGAAGAACTTACCGACGCAGCCATTGGGACAGGGCCAGTAGACGCAGTTTATAAAGCAATTAACCGTGTGGTAAATGTACCCAACCAGTTGATTGAATTTTCTGTGCAGTCAGTAACAGGTGGTATAGATGCGATTGGGGAAGTGACTATTCGCTTACGCTATGAATCGAGAGTATTTGCTGGTCATGCAGCCAACACTGACATCATAGTTGCGTCTGCACAAGCATATGTTAATGCCCTGAATCGTTTGTACGCATCTTTGCAAACACAAGAAAAGCAAGAGGAAGTAACCGCATAG